Proteins encoded by one window of Manis pentadactyla isolate mManPen7 chromosome X, mManPen7.hap1, whole genome shotgun sequence:
- the RS1 gene encoding retinoschisin — MPHKIESFLFLLLFGYKATLGLSSTEDEGEDPWYHKACECGCQGGANTLWSASAASSDCMPECPYHKPLGFESGKVTPDQITCSNLEQYVGWYSSWTANKARLNSQGFGCAWLSKFQDSSQWLQIDLKEVKVISGILTQGRCDIDEWMTKYSVQYRTDESLNWIYYKDQTGNNRVFYGNSDRTSTVQNLLRPPIISRFIRLIPLGWHVRIAIRMELLECVGKCA; from the exons ATGCCCCACAAGATAGAAAGCTTCTTGTTTTTACTTCTCTTTGGCTACAAAG CCACACTGGGATTATCATCTACTGAG GATGAGGGTGAGGACCCCTGGTACCACAAAGCGTGCGAGTGCGGCTGCCAAGGAGGTGCCAACACCCTGTGGTCTGCAAGCGCCGCCTCCTCAGACTGCATGCCGG AATGCCCATATCATAAGCCCCTGGGTTTTGAGTCAGGCAAGGTTACACCAGACCAGATCACCTGCTCCAACCTGGAGCAGTACGTGGGCTGGTATTCCTCATGGACGGCCAACAAGGCCCGGCTCAACAGTCAAGGCTTTGG GTGTGCCTGGCTCTCCAAGTTCCAGGACAGCAGCCAGTGGCTACAGATAGATCTGAAGGAGGTCAAGGTGATTTCAGGGATCCTCACCCAGGGGCGCTGTGACATCGACGAGTGGATGACCAAGTACAGCGTGCAGTACAGGACTGATGAGAGCCTGAACTGGATTTACTATAAAGACCAGACTGGAAACAACCGC GTCTTCTACGGAAACTCGGACCGAACCTCCACAGTCCAGAACCTGCTGCGGCCCCCCATCATTTCCCGCTTCATCCGGCTGATCCCACTGGGTTGGCATGTCCGCATTGCCATCCGGATGGAGCTGTTGGAATGCGTTGGCAAGTGTGCCTGA